The Acidobacteriota bacterium genome has a window encoding:
- a CDS encoding beta-1,6-N-acetylglucosaminyltransferase, giving the protein MHAYLIQAHGSWDLLEKALALYDDARNDLYLHIDANSQSVPFERLEGACRRSRVEFVRRVPIVYASYSICDATFELLEAATRRRSYDYYHLVSGQDLPLASQDRIHDFFRGALKEVGGRRVPVNFVSLWGGPDRVHQSYWTRFYAYNPWIRHARARHRPLRTLFFLNRCTRRLQYRLRAGRKTEPYPYYFGDSWCSITDALARHVLARRAWCEEKFSRHVFCPDEAFIQTLVMNSDLRGTLHSDVVDEGPSRSRRCLRL; this is encoded by the coding sequence ATGCACGCGTACCTGATCCAGGCGCACGGCAGCTGGGACCTGCTCGAAAAGGCGCTCGCCCTCTACGACGACGCCCGCAACGACCTCTACCTGCACATCGACGCCAACAGCCAAAGCGTCCCCTTCGAGAGGCTCGAGGGCGCCTGCCGCCGCTCGCGGGTGGAGTTCGTCAGGCGCGTCCCCATCGTCTACGCCTCCTACTCCATCTGCGACGCCACCTTCGAATTGCTCGAGGCGGCGACGCGTCGCCGGAGCTACGACTATTACCATCTCGTCTCGGGGCAGGATCTGCCGCTTGCGAGCCAGGACCGGATCCATGACTTCTTCCGCGGCGCCCTGAAGGAGGTCGGCGGCCGGCGGGTCCCGGTCAATTTCGTTTCGCTCTGGGGGGGGCCCGACCGGGTCCACCAGAGCTACTGGACCCGGTTTTACGCCTACAACCCATGGATCCGGCACGCCCGCGCACGGCACCGGCCCCTGCGGACGCTTTTCTTTCTCAACCGCTGCACCCGGCGGCTGCAGTACCGGCTCCGGGCGGGGCGGAAAACCGAACCTTACCCGTACTATTTCGGGGACTCCTGGTGCAGCATCACCGACGCGCTGGCGCGCCACGTCCTCGCGCGCCGGGCCTGGTGCGAAGAGAAATTTTCGCGCCACGTCTTCTGCCCCGACGAGGCCTTCATTCAAACGCTGGTCATGAATTCGGATCTGCGCGGCACCCTCCACTCCGACGTCGTCGACGAGGGCCCTTCGAGGAGCCGCCGGTGCCTGCGCCT